Genomic window (Magnolia sinica isolate HGM2019 chromosome 6, MsV1, whole genome shotgun sequence):
tacagcaggggaccctccagTACCAAAGTCAGGCTAGTAATCTGAATCTAGTAGTATTGagggattttgggtgagagattctgcGTACCTTTACTCATGTCAGCGTTTTTATAACCTTTTGAGTGCATGTCGTGTATTGCAAGGCCTCTTGAAGGGTGATAGGAAGATATATTCCACGTGATTGATTTGCCGAGATCCTTGGCGAATATTCTGGAAGATAATTACATCTCATGTTAATATATTGCAAGTGTATTTGAATTCCGAGGTCTTATCTAAGGCCCGAGGTTGGTAACCGAGGCCAACCTTGGCCTCCAACGCCCGAGGTCGACCTGTAAGAAAGAAGACCATCTCAATGAATTTTATATATAGATGTCCGTGTTTCTCAGCCTTGAATGCACTTTGAATCCCAATAGCTCCTTTAGCTTTCTTTTTCCCTCCGGTTTTATGAAAATAAGGATGGCTGCTCACATCCTTGTACTTGCCCTTCTCGCAGTCACTTGTTCTCTCACACATGCCTATGACCCCAGTCCTTTGCAAGACTTCTGTGTTGCCGTACTAGAACCACAACCACCAGGTTCCTATGCTCTTCTTTGCATTTGGTTTTGAAACTTCATGATGCACTCACTATGTCGTCTCTGATTTTATACATGCAAGATGCAACCACCAGTGTATTTGACATCACATGTGACAACATATGAGATCCAActcacccatcaggtgggcccaacttcATTGATTCCCTGGGCAGAGAAATAGACCAGATCATGCATCTGGTGGGCCGAATTTATGAAATTTAAATGCTTAATTAACATCTTCCTAGCTCAGATGATGTTGTCATCATGTCAGCTCGCCATATGAACTGAGCTAGATGTTGTTAtagagcccacctgatgagtggcatgGATCTTTCATGTAAGGCCGGGACCACACTAGTGAGCCTAATTGGCATTTTTCTTTAGAACTTCAATATTTGAAGATAagtgttcttcttctatcttatGGTAACATTTATTTTGCAGTATTTGTAAATGGGTTCTTGTGTAAGGACCCAAAGATGGTGCAAGCAGATGATTTCTTCTTCAGTGGACTAGACAGGCCGGGCAACACTTCAAATAAGGTTAGGTCCAATGTTACATTAGTCACTGTGAATCAGCTGCCCGGACTCAACACTCTCGGTATATCCCTTGTCCGCATCGACATTGAACCTTACGGTGTCAATTCTCCTCACGAGCATCCACGGGCTTCAGAGATCTTGACTGTCATAGAGGGCACACTCTACGCTGGGTTCGTCACCTCCAACCCTGACAATCGCCTCATAACAAAG
Coding sequences:
- the LOC131250099 gene encoding putative germin-like protein 2-1, with product MSVFLSLECTLNPNSSFSFLFPSGFMKIRMAAHILVLALLAVTCSLTHAYDPSPLQDFCVAVLEPQPPVFVNGFLCKDPKMVQADDFFFSGLDRPGNTSNKVRSNVTLVTVNQLPGLNTLGISLVRIDIEPYGVNSPHEHPRASEILTVIEGTLYAGFVTSNPDNRLITKILNKGDVFVFPKGLIHFQFNIGKTHAVAIASLSSQFPGVMTISNAVFGSNPRIPDDVLAKAFHVDSKVIDLLKAQF